One Clostridium estertheticum DNA segment encodes these proteins:
- a CDS encoding MerR family transcriptional regulator, translated as MELRFTSGQVCKMFNITKQALLFYDRMGVLKPKYVDENNGYRYYALEQLDLLYLILSLKETGIPLKEISVHLESRTAEKTIAILESQIAEIKNKIVNLQAIDKNLHKNLVHIKQIENSKEGDEYSLKYLPEQYLIVMPVQNFNGLPNYTLTISKITEYIVNNLSVFSWDLGCISTLDSSADFNSDEMFAAIDTKVEDQYFKLKPAGWYVCTYHYGSYCELDDTYEKLREYIESKGFTITGKGYENYIVSILATKDDSRYITEVTVAIEDYELNLKNSEKMMKEKLKG; from the coding sequence ATGGAATTGCGATTTACATCTGGACAGGTCTGTAAAATGTTCAACATTACTAAACAAGCACTGCTTTTTTACGATAGAATGGGTGTTCTAAAACCCAAATATGTAGATGAAAATAACGGATATAGATATTATGCCTTAGAGCAATTAGACCTCTTATACCTAATTTTATCACTCAAAGAAACAGGAATACCACTAAAGGAAATCAGCGTACATCTTGAAAGTAGAACAGCAGAGAAAACTATTGCCATATTAGAAAGTCAAATCGCTGAAATTAAAAACAAAATTGTGAATCTACAAGCAATAGACAAAAACCTACACAAAAACCTTGTTCACATAAAGCAGATAGAGAATTCAAAAGAGGGGGACGAATATAGCCTAAAGTATTTACCGGAACAGTATTTGATTGTGATGCCTGTGCAAAATTTCAATGGATTGCCGAATTACACCTTAACTATATCGAAAATAACAGAATACATAGTAAATAATTTAAGTGTATTTTCTTGGGATTTAGGATGTATATCAACACTTGACTCATCTGCGGATTTTAATTCTGATGAAATGTTTGCAGCAATTGATACCAAGGTAGAGGATCAATATTTTAAATTGAAACCAGCAGGATGGTATGTTTGTACCTATCATTATGGTTCATATTGTGAACTAGATGACACCTATGAGAAGCTACGTGAGTATATAGAATCGAAAGGCTTTACAATTACCGGAAAAGGCTATGAGAATTACATTGTCAGTATTCTTGCAACAAAAGATGACAGCAGATATATTACAGAGGTTACAGTAGCAATTGAAGATTATGAATTGAATTTGAAAAATAGTGAAAAAATGATGAAAGAAAAGTTGAAGGGCTAA
- a CDS encoding YecA family protein: MNRNQLNNLINNFEHSIEYLEELRIKSFYKSFASLNKQVSLNETLATYTKNDLDDIRKDLHISGISSLNKQKLAEALEVNIKRLLPEILKKFTDIEYKLVKNMVKHKGILKYKEELFKGFSYLRRFGIIGCFKDSNDQNYIFIPEDILEGINSLINDITIVAEIKQNEKVTVLLKGLLFYYGAIPSHKAHEMITNYIKKDLGMVTIFNIIYESSIKDNELYFHKDHWYLEDIMDIDELISQHKMKSNLDYLSLIEKQVIDASKSDFVEWNEYDRKLINYLCDNFEISKEQVMGYIEDIKFNFKIGRDFNEIVKEFSSNFELEDLEQLNEVVELIIAVYNNSIQWVLKGHSPSQVGNAEKSHLQSVPDNTKQTSNTTQALNNKIGRNDPCPCGSGKKYKNCCLK; encoded by the coding sequence ATGAACCGTAATCAACTAAACAATTTAATAAATAACTTTGAGCACTCTATTGAATATTTAGAAGAATTAAGAATTAAAAGCTTTTATAAAAGCTTTGCAAGCTTAAACAAACAGGTGTCATTAAATGAAACACTTGCTACATATACTAAAAATGATTTGGATGATATAAGGAAGGATTTACATATTTCAGGTATCAGCTCATTAAATAAGCAAAAGCTTGCTGAGGCTCTTGAGGTTAATATTAAAAGATTACTCCCCGAAATATTGAAAAAATTTACGGATATTGAATATAAATTAGTTAAAAACATGGTAAAACATAAGGGTATATTAAAATATAAAGAGGAATTATTTAAGGGATTCTCTTACTTAAGACGATTTGGTATTATAGGCTGTTTTAAAGATAGCAATGATCAAAATTATATTTTTATACCTGAAGATATATTAGAAGGTATTAATTCATTAATAAACGACATAACTATTGTGGCTGAAATAAAGCAAAATGAAAAGGTAACTGTGCTTTTAAAGGGTCTTTTATTTTATTATGGGGCAATACCTTCCCATAAAGCACATGAGATGATAACTAATTATATTAAAAAAGACTTGGGTATGGTTACTATTTTTAATATTATATATGAAAGTTCAATAAAAGATAATGAACTGTATTTTCATAAGGATCACTGGTATTTAGAAGATATTATGGATATAGATGAGTTAATTTCTCAGCATAAAATGAAAAGCAATTTGGATTATCTTTCGCTTATTGAAAAGCAAGTAATAGATGCCTCTAAATCTGATTTCGTGGAGTGGAATGAATATGATAGAAAACTAATTAATTATCTGTGTGATAATTTTGAAATTTCAAAAGAACAAGTCATGGGATACATTGAAGACATTAAATTTAATTTTAAAATTGGTCGTGATTTTAATGAGATAGTAAAAGAGTTTTCATCAAATTTTGAGTTAGAAGATCTAGAACAGCTGAATGAAGTGGTAGAGCTAATTATTGCTGTTTATAATAATTCTATACAATGGGTTTTAAAAGGGCATAGTCCAAGTCAGGTAGGTAATGCAGAAAAAAGTCATCTGCAGTCCGTTCCAGATAATACTAAACAGACTTCAAATACTACACAGGCTTTAAATAATAAAATTGGTAGAAATGATCCTTGTCCCTGTGGCAGTGGTAAGAAATATAAGAATTGCTGTTTAAAATAG
- a CDS encoding P1 family peptidase, whose amino-acid sequence MREISFNEIEGFKLGHAKNEKAVTGCTVVISKEGATAGVDVRGGAPGTRETDLLDPVNLVDVVHGVFISGGSAFGLDVATGIMEYLEEKDIGFKAGLTKIPIVTGAVLYDLSIGDSKVRPDRKMGYEACVNSENKVESYGNVGAGLGATVGKYSGAEFSMKGGLATYAVQVRDLKVGAVVAVNCMGDVVDPKNGAIIAGTLNDSKDGFVNSEELLIGGYGEIENPFIMNTTIGIVVTNAKFTKAQAKKIASMAQDGYARTMRPSHTMFDGDTIFALGTGEIEVDVNLVGLLAARVVEEAVLRGVKDAEPIEGYKAYKDF is encoded by the coding sequence TTGAGAGAAATTAGTTTTAATGAGATCGAGGGATTTAAACTAGGTCACGCAAAAAATGAAAAAGCAGTAACAGGTTGTACAGTTGTTATTTCAAAAGAGGGAGCAACTGCAGGAGTAGATGTTAGAGGCGGGGCTCCAGGTACAAGAGAGACAGACCTTTTAGATCCAGTTAATCTTGTAGATGTGGTTCATGGAGTTTTTATTTCAGGAGGTAGTGCCTTTGGACTTGATGTAGCAACTGGAATAATGGAGTATTTAGAAGAGAAGGATATTGGTTTTAAGGCGGGATTAACAAAGATCCCTATAGTAACAGGAGCGGTGTTGTATGACTTAAGTATTGGAGATAGTAAAGTAAGGCCAGATAGAAAAATGGGCTATGAAGCCTGTGTGAATTCAGAAAATAAAGTGGAATCATATGGGAATGTAGGAGCTGGACTTGGGGCAACTGTTGGGAAATATAGTGGAGCAGAATTTTCTATGAAGGGTGGCCTTGCAACCTATGCCGTGCAAGTACGTGATTTAAAGGTAGGAGCAGTAGTAGCTGTTAATTGCATGGGTGATGTAGTAGATCCAAAAAATGGTGCAATAATTGCAGGAACCTTAAATGATTCTAAGGATGGTTTTGTTAATTCAGAAGAATTGCTTATAGGTGGGTATGGTGAAATAGAGAATCCATTTATAATGAATACTACCATTGGTATTGTTGTGACAAACGCTAAGTTTACCAAAGCTCAGGCAAAGAAAATAGCATCTATGGCACAGGATGGTTATGCTAGAACAATGAGACCTTCCCATACTATGTTTGATGGTGATACTATATTTGCTCTTGGAACAGGTGAGATTGAAGTGGATGTAAATCTTGTAGGATTATTAGCTGCAAGAGTAGTAGAAGAAGCAGTATTAAGAGGGGTTAAAGATGCAGAACCTATTGAAGGATATAAGGCGTACAAGGATTTTTAA
- the ppaX gene encoding pyrophosphatase PpaX produces MAIRNILFDLDGTLLDTNELIIQSFKHTYQKHLNKKVDNVEIIKNFGEILKITLDRELGEAGAEGIKTYRDFQVVNFEKLITIHSGIKEGVIELHRQGYKLGIVTSRLNDSALRGLNHFGLTDYFESIVGADNTDVHKPDPTPALMALKELGGKPEETLLVGDSTYDILCGKNAGIASVLVGWSALPMDILMKCEPDYVVDSMEELVSLVEKLKD; encoded by the coding sequence ATGGCTATTAGGAATATTTTATTTGATTTGGATGGGACTTTGTTGGATACAAATGAATTAATTATACAATCATTTAAACATACTTATCAAAAGCACTTGAACAAAAAAGTGGATAACGTGGAAATTATCAAAAATTTTGGAGAAATCTTAAAAATCACCTTAGATAGGGAACTTGGTGAGGCCGGCGCTGAAGGTATTAAAACCTATCGGGATTTCCAAGTTGTAAACTTCGAAAAGCTAATTACCATCCATAGTGGGATAAAGGAAGGGGTAATAGAGCTTCATAGGCAAGGCTACAAGCTTGGAATTGTAACTTCTCGTTTAAATGATTCCGCCTTGAGGGGATTAAACCATTTCGGACTTACGGATTATTTTGAAAGTATTGTAGGAGCAGATAATACAGATGTACATAAGCCAGACCCTACTCCAGCATTAATGGCTTTAAAAGAATTGGGAGGAAAACCTGAGGAGACATTGCTTGTGGGGGATAGTACCTATGATATCTTATGCGGAAAAAATGCAGGCATTGCATCAGTGCTTGTGGGTTGGAGTGCACTACCTATGGATATTCTCATGAAATGTGAACCTGATTATGTTGTAGATAGCATGGAAGAGTTGGTATCATTGGTTGAAAAATTAAAAGATTAG
- a CDS encoding MBL fold metallo-hydrolase, which produces MEIKSIKGNTFCIDTGMTYIPFYKINNEEIIMLDSGWAEGEREGIDKLLEKNNFKVVAIICTHAHIDHVGNNAFLKKKYNCIIAMPAYEALICSSTVNLKLYYNSQTLSEVTEHFGHMVCETDVMILDNQDSITVRGIKFKILHTPGHSPAHICITTPDDVGYIADALISYEVMRGAKMPYAYILSEDLKSKVKLYDLKCSKYVVAHKGMYDDITELITDNINFYKGRATTIYNVIEGAMTMEDILKAVIENFNIHVKSKYRYTIIVRMLRSYVEYLNETGMIELNMDKGFLKYGATHVASGKL; this is translated from the coding sequence ATGGAAATAAAATCAATAAAGGGAAATACATTTTGCATTGATACTGGTATGACATACATACCTTTTTATAAAATAAATAATGAAGAAATTATTATGTTGGATTCAGGATGGGCAGAAGGCGAAAGAGAAGGAATAGATAAACTTCTGGAAAAAAATAATTTTAAGGTAGTTGCTATAATATGTACTCATGCTCATATTGACCATGTAGGAAATAATGCATTTTTGAAGAAAAAATATAACTGCATTATAGCTATGCCAGCCTATGAAGCTCTTATTTGCAGTTCCACAGTCAATCTCAAGCTTTATTATAATAGTCAAACATTATCCGAAGTTACAGAGCATTTTGGACATATGGTTTGTGAAACAGACGTTATGATTTTGGATAACCAGGATAGCATAACAGTTCGTGGCATTAAATTTAAGATTCTGCATACTCCAGGGCACAGTCCAGCACATATATGTATCACTACTCCTGATGATGTTGGATATATAGCAGACGCCCTTATAAGCTATGAAGTCATGAGGGGTGCTAAAATGCCCTATGCTTATATCCTTAGTGAGGATTTGAAAAGTAAAGTAAAGCTTTATGACTTAAAATGTAGCAAATATGTAGTGGCACACAAAGGTATGTATGATGATATTACAGAACTGATAACTGATAATATAAATTTTTATAAAGGTAGAGCGACCACAATATATAATGTCATAGAAGGTGCTATGACAATGGAAGATATATTAAAGGCTGTTATTGAAAATTTTAATATTCATGTAAAAAGCAAATATAGATATACCATAATAGTAAGAATGTTAAGGTCCTATGTTGAATATTTAAATGAAACAGGAATGATAGAGTTAAATATGGATAAGGGATTTCTAAAATATGGTGCCACCCACGTGGCAAGTGGCAAGTTGTAA
- a CDS encoding YARHG domain-containing protein — MYCSKCGYQLEDGTNFCRKCGSKNIYNNLVPNEKKSTFNLDTSSKETNTKEIKAKEVNSKQVNTKQANSKKINSKQTKPKGFIILGILILLLSVGFGSYYLSISKLLSDNSKKSEETTPKNKVAPTDTTPKKDANIKPDVPASTAKTDISNINSPDYYIFPKSGSEKLIDADVSKLIKENLTLARNEIYARHGLVFKGETFKSYFSKKTWYTPNPNFKGSDGELNDAEKYNIQLILKYEK; from the coding sequence ATGTATTGTTCTAAATGTGGCTATCAATTAGAAGATGGCACAAATTTTTGCAGAAAATGTGGTAGTAAAAATATATATAATAATTTAGTACCTAATGAAAAAAAATCAACTTTTAATTTGGACACTTCTTCAAAAGAAACTAATACTAAAGAAATTAAAGCTAAAGAAGTTAATTCTAAACAAGTTAATACTAAACAAGCTAATTCAAAAAAAATTAATAGTAAACAAACTAAACCTAAAGGCTTTATTATCCTTGGTATTTTAATACTATTATTATCTGTAGGCTTTGGTAGTTATTATCTTTCTATTTCAAAATTACTCTCCGATAATTCTAAAAAATCCGAAGAGACAACGCCAAAAAATAAGGTTGCACCTACTGATACTACCCCTAAAAAAGATGCTAATATAAAACCAGATGTTCCTGCATCTACAGCTAAAACTGATATTAGTAACATAAATTCACCTGATTACTATATTTTCCCTAAAAGCGGAAGTGAAAAGCTAATAGACGCTGATGTTTCTAAATTAATCAAAGAAAATTTAACCTTAGCTAGAAATGAAATCTATGCTAGACATGGGCTTGTATTTAAAGGTGAAACATTTAAGAGCTATTTTAGTAAAAAAACTTGGTATACACCAAATCCTAACTTTAAAGGCTCTGATGGAGAATTAAATGATGCAGAAAAATATAATATACAATTAATTTTAAAATATGAAAAATAA
- a CDS encoding FxLYD domain-containing protein, which yields MFCDNCGTELKDETVFCYKCGTKVDGGMDEEIFRKDSPHINKRFKFIIPIICFIFAIIFNLLCYVYESKVTARVENMRQQAEELALKDKISEAANLIDSALALRPNNKTLQSDKIVLKDGKNVDVHITNVESYIKKQDYTKALSELDISNKEIVNNSGSFYDMLNSNIENKRTGVTILQIKSEMNNKNSIDELNSLLVRVAIYNVVEAKDTAEAIKIKIVDISYNKANEFLKKNGFSDAQAAINEGLKYDANNKKLLSFKDSIEKHKQDFELQEKNRIEQAMVSAAKEDENNRTNALEILETKTILDEYGDCVISGQAKNIATKSISSIQIYFTIYDIDNNELGTDYAYISPDYLEVNGTGNFETVEYGMPNADHIKVTNTTWYIR from the coding sequence ATGTTTTGTGATAATTGTGGAACGGAGCTTAAGGACGAGACTGTTTTTTGTTATAAATGTGGTACTAAGGTTGATGGGGGTATGGATGAGGAAATATTTCGAAAAGATAGTCCTCATATAAACAAAAGGTTTAAATTCATAATACCAATTATTTGTTTTATATTTGCAATTATATTTAATTTATTATGCTATGTTTATGAAAGTAAAGTAACAGCAAGGGTTGAAAATATGCGGCAGCAAGCTGAAGAATTAGCATTAAAAGATAAAATTTCAGAAGCCGCTAATTTAATTGATAGTGCTTTAGCTTTAAGACCAAATAACAAGACACTTCAATCAGATAAAATTGTTCTTAAAGATGGAAAAAATGTTGATGTACATATAACTAATGTGGAGAGTTACATAAAGAAGCAAGACTATACAAAAGCATTATCAGAATTAGATATTTCTAATAAAGAGATTGTAAATAATAGTGGAAGTTTTTATGATATGCTAAATAGTAATATAGAAAATAAAAGAACAGGAGTAACAATTCTTCAAATAAAAAGTGAAATGAATAATAAAAATTCCATAGATGAATTAAATAGCCTATTAGTTAGGGTTGCAATTTATAATGTTGTGGAAGCTAAAGACACAGCAGAAGCCATTAAGATAAAAATAGTTGATATATCATATAATAAGGCTAATGAATTTCTGAAGAAAAATGGTTTTTCAGATGCGCAGGCAGCAATAAATGAAGGATTAAAATATGATGCTAATAATAAAAAACTTTTGTCCTTTAAGGATTCCATCGAAAAACATAAACAAGATTTTGAATTGCAAGAGAAAAACAGAATAGAACAAGCTATGGTGTCAGCAGCAAAGGAAGATGAAAATAATAGGACGAATGCATTGGAAATCCTGGAAACTAAAACAATATTAGATGAATATGGTGATTGTGTTATTAGTGGTCAAGCCAAAAATATAGCTACAAAATCCATAAGTTCTATACAAATATATTTTACAATTTATGATATTGATAATAATGAACTGGGTACAGATTATGCTTACATATCTCCAGATTATTTAGAGGTAAATGGCACTGGAAATTTTGAAACTGTTGAATATGGAATGCCAAATGCAGATCATATCAAAGTTACAAATACTACTTGGTATATTAGATAA
- a CDS encoding S1C family serine protease produces the protein MLQKNKSLIISLVVSFVIIVSGLISAYFIHTTMSKKASNETSKLKSLEVAKNINEKNKDLKTIIHESQKFVVSIEVETDSGSVIGSGFLYNNKGDIITNGHVVSDASSVTIKMADTTVYKGTVIGRSDTTDVALIRVPELAGKNPFKVRKDKNLEIGDEVIALGSPLGLQNTATTGIISGVNRDFNIENYQYKGVYQISAPISPGNSGGPLLDKITGEVLGINSAKVGDETIGFSIPINQVLSLVDGWAANPSKVSNNSVKSNTNIKQNISKEDAEYIVSYFYNSLNSQDYVTAYYLLGSDWQTKTSYDKFRKGYLDTLSVGVESISSVVGSDAIKVVVIISANEKNGDATKLSKYKATYTIELENNILKILHGESAKI, from the coding sequence ATGCTTCAAAAGAACAAAAGTTTAATTATTTCTTTAGTAGTATCTTTTGTAATTATTGTATCTGGACTTATAAGTGCTTATTTTATACATACTACTATGAGTAAGAAAGCGTCTAATGAAACTTCGAAATTAAAAAGTTTGGAAGTTGCAAAAAATATTAACGAAAAAAATAAAGATTTAAAAACAATAATACATGAAAGTCAAAAATTTGTAGTGTCTATAGAGGTAGAGACAGATAGTGGTAGTGTAATAGGGTCAGGTTTTTTATATAATAATAAAGGGGATATCATTACTAACGGTCATGTAGTAAGTGATGCTTCTAGTGTTACTATAAAAATGGCAGATACTACAGTATATAAAGGAACGGTTATTGGTAGAAGTGATACTACAGATGTAGCCTTAATAAGGGTTCCAGAACTCGCTGGTAAAAATCCTTTTAAAGTTAGAAAAGATAAAAATTTAGAAATTGGAGATGAGGTTATTGCCCTTGGTAGCCCTTTAGGTCTTCAAAACACAGCAACAACCGGTATTATAAGTGGGGTCAATCGTGATTTTAACATTGAAAATTATCAATATAAAGGGGTTTATCAAATTTCAGCACCAATATCACCGGGAAATAGTGGAGGACCTTTACTTGATAAAATAACTGGGGAAGTATTAGGTATAAATTCAGCAAAGGTTGGAGATGAGACTATAGGTTTTAGTATTCCAATAAATCAAGTTTTGAGTTTAGTTGATGGTTGGGCAGCAAATCCATCAAAGGTATCAAATAATTCCGTAAAGTCTAATACTAATATTAAGCAAAATATATCAAAAGAAGATGCAGAATATATAGTTTCTTATTTTTATAATAGTTTAAATTCACAAGATTATGTAACAGCATATTATCTTCTAGGATCGGATTGGCAAACTAAAACTAGCTATGATAAGTTTAGAAAGGGATATTTAGATACATTATCCGTTGGCGTTGAAAGTATTAGCAGTGTTGTAGGCTCAGATGCCATAAAGGTAGTTGTTATTATAAGTGCCAATGAAAAAAATGGTGACGCAACTAAGTTAAGTAAATATAAGGCTACATATACTATTGAATTAGAAAATAATATACTGAAGATATTACATGGAGAATCCGCAAAAATTTAA
- a CDS encoding ASKHA domain-containing protein, with protein sequence MGFKIDFDFNIEEDEIIRLLGYKGSEPDEGILDSIREEIEASKGYLNPQVWYKKIFIRNIEKDKVVLENDIVFEGEFIVKKLKGCSYIFAIVSTIGIEIDKIIKEAFDEDDYLKAMIVDNIGTTSVGYTNKVFWNNLVDGLKNTNVGITQRLSPGDTAWPVFEQKKIFDCLKEIGLGVELLQSCLMVPFKSTSTIFGFGEGIGITKLEHICSECSMKSCNYRMDNGIEVVVKTYNKQYIIKAFKGQNLLKALVENNIFIQNPCDGKGTCGKCKVLITKGIEKSCVSDDAHINITEHLNQLDLESGLRLACKFKIVKDIELSILSTDDSIDVLTKVQEIRININPYFQKNFINLAAPNINDQRDDLSRLKDGLNEIAGGSQFNDMRMEYKILSNLSQIIRKEGFGVTACTYENTLVSLESGDTSKNFYGIAMDIGTTTIATYLINMVNGETVDIISEVNNQRKYGADVISRINYTIENKEGTQVLKNSIINQINEMLEVICFKNSISPKFIYNMTIAGNTIMLQMLLGISCVNISMAPYISVFTDDMDFKGGDLHINIGGVVSLLPGISSYVGSDIIAGILASGMIESDKYSILLDLGTNGEIAFGNRQGIVACSTAAGPAFEGANIKYGIGGVKGAVSKIDFSKEKIYKTIGDELPIGICGSGVLDVVSELLKYEIIDETGRMVDAEEITDTKLRKRLVTIEGMKQFLIEEKGKNNFPIYFTQKDVREVQLAKAAISAGIKILISEKGINFSQIEKIYVAGGFGNFMNIDSTINIGMIPRELEGKVCSIGNGAGSGAKMYLLSKEQRENTVQIKKVTKYIELSNRPDFQEHFMDSIMF encoded by the coding sequence ATGGGTTTCAAAATAGATTTTGATTTTAATATTGAAGAAGATGAAATAATAAGGCTGCTTGGCTATAAGGGTTCAGAGCCTGACGAAGGAATTTTAGACAGTATCAGAGAAGAGATAGAAGCTTCCAAAGGATATCTTAATCCCCAAGTATGGTATAAAAAGATATTTATAAGAAATATTGAAAAGGACAAAGTTGTTCTTGAAAATGATATTGTTTTTGAAGGGGAATTTATAGTTAAAAAATTAAAGGGTTGTAGTTATATATTTGCTATAGTTTCTACAATAGGAATAGAAATAGATAAGATTATTAAAGAAGCCTTTGATGAAGATGATTATTTAAAGGCAATGATTGTAGATAACATAGGGACAACCTCTGTAGGGTATACAAATAAAGTGTTTTGGAACAACCTTGTTGATGGTTTAAAGAACACAAATGTTGGAATTACCCAAAGATTATCTCCTGGAGACACAGCTTGGCCTGTTTTTGAACAAAAGAAAATATTTGATTGTTTGAAAGAGATAGGGCTTGGTGTGGAATTATTACAATCTTGTCTTATGGTACCATTTAAATCAACTTCTACAATATTTGGTTTTGGTGAAGGTATCGGAATTACAAAACTAGAACACATTTGTAGCGAATGTAGCATGAAGAGTTGTAATTATAGAATGGATAATGGCATTGAGGTTGTAGTTAAAACTTATAATAAACAATATATAATAAAGGCTTTTAAAGGTCAAAATTTACTAAAAGCTCTAGTTGAAAACAATATATTTATTCAAAATCCCTGTGATGGTAAAGGCACCTGCGGAAAGTGTAAGGTTTTAATAACTAAAGGAATAGAGAAAAGTTGTGTGTCTGATGATGCACATATAAATATAACCGAGCATTTAAATCAGCTAGATTTAGAAAGTGGATTAAGATTAGCTTGTAAATTTAAAATAGTGAAGGATATAGAGTTAAGTATTTTATCTACAGATGATAGTATAGATGTATTAACAAAGGTTCAAGAGATTAGGATAAATATAAACCCTTATTTCCAAAAGAACTTTATTAATCTTGCAGCTCCAAATATTAATGATCAGAGGGATGACCTTTCTAGATTGAAAGATGGATTGAATGAAATAGCTGGAGGTTCACAATTTAATGACATGAGAATGGAATATAAAATTCTCTCTAATTTAAGCCAAATTATTAGAAAAGAGGGCTTTGGTGTTACTGCTTGTACATATGAAAATACATTAGTTTCACTTGAAAGTGGTGATACTTCTAAGAATTTTTATGGAATAGCAATGGATATTGGAACTACAACTATAGCCACCTATCTAATTAATATGGTAAATGGGGAGACTGTAGATATTATTTCTGAGGTTAATAATCAGAGAAAATATGGTGCAGATGTTATCTCAAGAATCAACTATACAATTGAAAATAAAGAGGGTACTCAGGTTTTAAAGAACTCTATTATAAATCAAATAAATGAGATGCTAGAAGTAATTTGCTTTAAAAATAGCATATCCCCAAAATTTATATATAACATGACTATTGCAGGCAATACAATAATGCTTCAAATGCTTTTGGGTATTTCTTGTGTAAATATATCCATGGCCCCATACATCTCAGTGTTTACTGACGACATGGATTTTAAGGGAGGGGATCTCCATATAAATATTGGTGGAGTGGTTAGCCTTTTACCCGGAATTTCAAGCTATGTAGGAAGTGATATAATTGCAGGAATACTAGCCAGTGGAATGATTGAATCAGATAAATATTCAATACTTCTAGACCTTGGCACTAATGGTGAAATAGCCTTTGGAAATAGGCAAGGAATAGTAGCCTGTTCAACAGCCGCAGGTCCTGCCTTTGAGGGTGCCAATATTAAATATGGAATAGGTGGAGTAAAGGGAGCAGTATCAAAAATTGATTTTTCAAAAGAAAAAATATATAAAACAATTGGAGATGAATTACCAATAGGTATTTGTGGTTCGGGTGTACTAGATGTAGTATCTGAGCTCTTAAAATATGAAATTATTGATGAAACTGGTAGAATGGTGGATGCTGAAGAGATTACAGATACAAAGCTAAGAAAAAGACTAGTTACTATTGAGGGAATGAAACAATTTCTTATTGAAGAGAAAGGAAAGAATAATTTTCCTATATATTTTACCCAAAAAGACGTCCGCGAGGTTCAACTTGCAAAGGCAGCAATTAGTGCTGGAATAAAAATATTAATTTCTGAAAAAGGTATTAATTTTTCACAAATAGAAAAAATATATGTGGCTGGTGGTTTCGGGAATTTTATGAATATAGATAGTACAATTAATATTGGAATGATTCCTAGGGAATTAGAAGGTAAAGTTTGTTCAATAGGTAATGGTGCTGGTAGCGGTGCTAAGATGTATTTATTATCAAAGGAGCAAAGGGAGAACACAGTACAAATAAAGAAGGTTACAAAATATATTGAATTATCAAATAGACCTGATTTTCAAGAACATTTTATGGATTCAATAATGTTTTGA